One Dysosmobacter welbionis DNA segment encodes these proteins:
- a CDS encoding GNAT family N-acetyltransferase, producing MIRRMGKGDLDAVAAIWLDANREAHDFIPAAYWLGHFAEVRTALARAEVWVFETEARAEISGFIGLLGDYIAGIFVRREARSGGVGRQLLDHVKTSRGQLRLQVYRKNLRAAAFYRREGFRVLEEGVDPETGEAELLMEWRWDGPQS from the coding sequence ATGATCCGAAGAATGGGGAAGGGCGACCTGGATGCTGTGGCGGCCATCTGGTTGGACGCCAACCGGGAAGCCCACGATTTCATCCCAGCAGCCTATTGGCTGGGACATTTTGCAGAGGTCAGGACTGCGCTGGCCCGGGCGGAGGTCTGGGTCTTTGAGACGGAGGCGCGGGCCGAAATTTCAGGCTTCATCGGACTTCTGGGAGACTACATCGCCGGCATCTTCGTCCGGAGGGAGGCCCGGTCCGGCGGCGTGGGTCGGCAGCTGTTGGACCACGTGAAGACCAGCCGCGGGCAGCTGCGCCTGCAGGTCTACCGGAAAAACCTCCGGGCGGCAGCCTTCTACCGGCGGGAGGGGTTCCGTGTCCTGGAGGAGGGCGTGGATCCCGAGACTGGGGAAGCGGAACTTCTTATGGAGTGGCGATGGGACGGCCCGCAGAGCTGA
- a CDS encoding prolyl-tRNA synthetase associated domain-containing protein — translation MEISESRTAAPAEGRAAVELETFALLDRLRIPYAWVAHETADTIADCDVVSEVLGISICKNLFLCNRQKTAFYLLTMPGGKPFQTKVLSAQLGTTRLSFAPPELMESMLRCTPGSASVLGLAYDTERRVRLVMDRAVHDAAWFGCHPCKNDASLRLRTEDLLHVFLPHTGHDVTVVDL, via the coding sequence GTGGAGATCTCAGAGAGCCGCACCGCCGCCCCGGCAGAGGGCCGCGCCGCCGTGGAGCTGGAGACCTTTGCCCTGCTGGACCGGCTGCGCATCCCCTATGCTTGGGTGGCCCACGAGACCGCCGACACCATCGCCGACTGCGATGTGGTCAGCGAGGTGCTGGGCATCTCCATCTGCAAGAACCTGTTTCTCTGCAACCGGCAGAAGACGGCGTTCTACCTGCTGACCATGCCCGGCGGCAAGCCCTTCCAGACCAAGGTCCTCAGCGCCCAACTGGGCACCACCCGCCTCTCCTTCGCCCCGCCGGAGCTGATGGAGTCCATGCTCCGCTGCACCCCCGGCTCTGCCAGCGTGCTGGGCCTGGCCTATGACACGGAGCGCCGGGTCCGGCTGGTGATGGACCGGGCAGTCCATGACGCGGCCTGGTTCGGCTGCCACCCCTGCAAGAACGACGCCAGCCTCCGCCTGCGGACGGAGGACCTGCTGCATGTCTTTCTCCCCCACACGGGCCACGATGTGACGGTGGTGGACCTGTAA
- the murC gene encoding UDP-N-acetylmuramate--L-alanine ligase — protein MMNNLHPIRDYIVPGKRAHLVGIGGVSMCPLAEVLRGMGLHVQGSDMTESDTVRHLRSLGIPVAIGHNAENLGDCDLVVRTAAVHDSNPEIAGAVARGIPVYERAQAWGAIMQRYPNALCVAGTHGKTTTTSMCTHIFMAAEADPTVMIGGTLPLLHAGYRVGQGDTIILESCEYCNSFLSFFPTVAVILNVEEDHLDFFKDLADIQHSFRRFAELVPPAGSVIVNADNASAMEAVAGLEHPIFTFGLDHAADCTAANLTEVDGRPVFDVMIRGEKYARVELHVYGHHNVLNALAAASAAWALGLPGHAVETGLASFTGAGRRFEHKGTYHGAEVYDDYAHHPDELHALFTTAKEMGYERLVVAFQPHTYSRTAKLFERFVEELKIPDVAILAEIFAAREQNTLGISSADLCRNIPGAVYCSTLDKAAAALRQAARPGDLILTVGAGDIYRAGEKLLAGV, from the coding sequence ATGATGAACAATCTCCATCCCATCCGCGACTATATCGTCCCCGGCAAGCGGGCCCATCTGGTGGGCATCGGCGGCGTGTCCATGTGCCCCCTGGCGGAGGTGCTGCGGGGCATGGGCCTCCATGTCCAGGGCTCCGACATGACGGAGAGCGACACGGTCCGCCACCTCCGGTCCTTGGGCATCCCCGTGGCCATCGGCCACAACGCCGAAAACCTGGGGGACTGCGATCTGGTGGTCCGCACCGCTGCCGTCCACGACAGCAACCCGGAGATCGCCGGTGCCGTGGCCCGGGGTATCCCCGTGTACGAGCGGGCCCAGGCCTGGGGTGCCATCATGCAGCGGTATCCCAACGCGCTGTGCGTGGCCGGTACCCACGGCAAAACCACCACCACCTCCATGTGCACCCACATCTTCATGGCGGCGGAGGCGGATCCCACGGTGATGATCGGCGGCACCCTGCCCCTGCTCCACGCCGGCTACCGGGTGGGCCAGGGGGACACCATCATCCTGGAGTCCTGTGAGTACTGCAACAGCTTCCTCAGCTTCTTCCCCACCGTGGCAGTGATTTTGAACGTGGAGGAGGACCACCTGGACTTCTTCAAGGATCTGGCCGACATCCAGCACTCCTTCCGCCGGTTTGCGGAGCTGGTGCCCCCGGCGGGGTCCGTCATCGTCAACGCGGACAACGCCAGCGCCATGGAGGCGGTGGCCGGGCTGGAGCATCCCATCTTCACCTTCGGCCTGGACCATGCCGCCGACTGCACCGCCGCCAATCTGACGGAGGTGGACGGCAGGCCGGTATTCGACGTGATGATCCGCGGCGAGAAATACGCCCGCGTAGAGCTCCACGTCTACGGCCACCACAATGTTCTCAACGCCCTGGCGGCAGCCTCTGCGGCCTGGGCACTGGGCCTGCCGGGCCATGCGGTGGAGACGGGCCTGGCCTCCTTCACCGGCGCCGGCCGCCGATTCGAGCACAAGGGTACCTATCATGGGGCGGAGGTCTACGATGACTACGCCCATCACCCCGACGAGCTCCACGCCCTGTTCACCACCGCCAAGGAAATGGGGTATGAACGGCTGGTGGTGGCCTTCCAGCCCCACACCTACTCTCGCACCGCCAAGCTGTTCGAGCGGTTCGTGGAAGAGCTGAAAATCCCGGACGTGGCCATCCTGGCGGAGATCTTCGCCGCCCGGGAGCAGAACACCTTGGGCATCTCCTCGGCGGACCTGTGCCGCAATATCCCCGGCGCTGTGTACTGCTCCACCCTGGACAAGGCGGCGGCGGCTCTGCGGCAGGCGGCCCGGCCCGGCGACTTGATCCTCACCGTAGGCGCCGGTGACATCTACCGGGCCGGGGAAAAGCTGCTGGCGGGGGTGTGA
- a CDS encoding DUF3658 domain-containing protein has translation MLELCFDMSTCGALRVAQRCGGSGRKGFGFVLSRTEDGGNVTSTTVIGFDDGKAPAGEEIHQIQRAQRRQAALEREAIPLGGSPSDVLVLSLGLDMGDIREPLGADRWDLLRRWCDGDDETTDRDWQRNLEAAERLRSCGSRDAVRIWVDHTPYGACGLLHAASLLKDTKADVRVVFLPPWRERPDGVVETYLGWGEVEPELFGRFLSREEPLPPVMLGAMAHRWEVLRQENAPLRAVVNGRVRSVGEDFYDEMIRRHLPEGQTKIANIIGEVLGREKPGIGDVWLAERIRQMLSTGELRMLREDRERFYRSVVERT, from the coding sequence ATGCTGGAACTGTGTTTTGATATGTCAACCTGCGGTGCCCTGCGGGTGGCCCAGCGCTGCGGCGGGAGCGGACGGAAAGGCTTCGGATTCGTTCTCAGCCGCACAGAGGACGGCGGAAATGTGACATCTACTACGGTCATCGGCTTCGATGACGGAAAAGCGCCCGCGGGAGAAGAGATCCACCAGATCCAGCGGGCCCAGCGGCGGCAGGCGGCCCTGGAACGGGAGGCCATCCCCCTGGGCGGCAGTCCGAGTGATGTACTGGTCTTGTCCCTGGGACTGGATATGGGGGATATCCGAGAACCGCTGGGGGCGGACCGGTGGGACCTGCTGCGCCGGTGGTGTGATGGTGATGATGAGACCACGGACCGGGACTGGCAGCGGAATTTGGAGGCAGCGGAGCGATTGAGGTCCTGCGGCTCTAGGGACGCCGTCCGTATTTGGGTGGACCATACGCCATACGGCGCCTGCGGTCTGCTCCACGCTGCCAGCCTGCTGAAAGACACAAAGGCCGACGTCCGCGTGGTGTTCCTGCCGCCCTGGCGGGAGCGGCCGGACGGCGTCGTGGAGACCTACCTGGGTTGGGGCGAGGTGGAGCCGGAGCTGTTCGGACGCTTCCTGTCCCGGGAGGAGCCGCTGCCGCCGGTGATGCTGGGCGCTATGGCCCATCGGTGGGAGGTGCTCCGGCAGGAGAACGCCCCGCTCCGGGCGGTGGTGAACGGCCGGGTCCGCAGCGTGGGGGAGGACTTCTACGACGAAATGATCCGACGCCATCTGCCCGAGGGCCAGACGAAGATCGCCAACATCATTGGAGAGGTTCTGGGCCGGGAGAAGCCGGGCATCGGCGACGTCTGGCTGGCGGAGCGCATCCGGCAGATGCTCTCCACCGGGGAGCTGCGGATGCTCCGGGAGGACCGGGAGCGGTTTTACCGCTCTGTGGTAGAAAGGACTTGA
- a CDS encoding helix-turn-helix domain-containing protein has protein sequence MLCENIKAIRKSKGLSQEELAIKLNVVRQTISKWEQGLSVPDADMLISLSEAFETPVSTLLGEPVTAAKADDLKAVSEKLEIINLQLAQGKELRRKTARCLLIGLCTAIVIISAVFIYCGSPYLGWNYHDPETAVVGVAFHAFEWLFVRFAPMLLIGAILGIFLTRKKA, from the coding sequence ATGTTATGTGAAAACATCAAAGCCATCAGAAAATCAAAAGGGCTATCGCAGGAGGAACTTGCGATCAAGCTGAATGTGGTGCGGCAGACCATCTCCAAATGGGAGCAGGGATTGTCTGTTCCGGATGCTGATATGCTGATCTCCCTGTCAGAGGCGTTTGAAACACCTGTGAGCACGCTGCTCGGAGAACCTGTCACAGCGGCGAAGGCTGATGACCTGAAAGCGGTTTCCGAAAAGCTGGAGATCATAAATTTGCAGCTGGCACAGGGGAAGGAGCTGCGGCGAAAAACAGCTCGCTGCCTGCTTATTGGATTGTGTACGGCCATCGTAATTATTTCCGCAGTTTTCATTTACTGCGGGAGTCCTTATCTGGGGTGGAATTATCACGATCCGGAAACCGCCGTTGTTGGAGTCGCTTTTCACGCATTTGAATGGCTGTTTGTCAGGTTTGCGCCGATGCTCTTGATAGGAGCAATCCTTGGGATTTTCCTGACACGGAAGAAGGCATAG
- a CDS encoding DUF2085 domain-containing protein, which yields MPIKLRRWLWRWLPILFGCHCRPDRSFHFRDGTPFPICARCTGELAGILAGLATWWAVHPPAGVAAVLLVPLIADGLLQLCTPYESGNLRRLATGLLFGYGLTVLLLTSLGWAYQWGFGFGKTLLDP from the coding sequence TTAAGCTGCGGCGCTGGCTTTGGCGGTGGCTTCCGATTCTCTTCGGATGCCACTGCCGGCCGGATCGCTCTTTCCATTTTCGGGACGGAACGCCCTTTCCCATCTGCGCCCGGTGCACCGGGGAGCTGGCGGGCATCCTGGCGGGGCTGGCAACCTGGTGGGCGGTCCATCCCCCGGCGGGAGTGGCGGCTGTGCTGCTGGTTCCGTTGATTGCGGACGGACTTCTCCAGCTCTGTACGCCCTATGAGAGCGGTAATCTCCGGCGGCTGGCGACGGGGCTCCTCTTCGGCTACGGGCTGACGGTGCTTCTGCTCACGTCCTTGGGCTGGGCCTATCAATGGGGCTTTGGCTTTGGGAAAACATTGCTGGATCCCTGA
- a CDS encoding DMT family transporter codes for MAWVFLACAGLLEVFWSSFLKLSDGFTKLGWSVMTIAGMLASFYLLSQAMKTLPLGTAYAVWTGIGAVGSVAVGILIFKEPVTAARMFFTVLLLTGIVGIKLTSPH; via the coding sequence ATGGCATGGGTATTTCTGGCATGCGCGGGACTTCTGGAGGTGTTCTGGTCCTCGTTCCTGAAACTGTCCGATGGCTTCACGAAGCTGGGCTGGTCCGTGATGACCATTGCGGGGATGCTGGCCAGCTTCTATTTGCTGAGCCAGGCCATGAAGACGCTTCCCCTGGGCACTGCCTACGCCGTCTGGACCGGCATCGGGGCCGTAGGCTCCGTGGCGGTGGGCATCCTGATCTTCAAGGAGCCGGTGACCGCCGCCCGGATGTTTTTCACCGTGTTGCTGCTGACGGGCATTGTCGGCATCAAGCTGACCTCTCCCCACTGA